A region of Hydrogenimonas cancrithermarum DNA encodes the following proteins:
- the cas2 gene encoding CRISPR-associated endonuclease Cas2, giving the protein MARFLVAYDIKDDKRRTRTAKVVYAYAMGGQKSALETVLEPRELSQILREVRREIDAEEDRVHLIKVMPKAILFGRAKQLDFEEGVIVI; this is encoded by the coding sequence ATGGCACGGTTTCTCGTAGCATATGACATCAAAGACGATAAACGGCGTACCAGAACTGCGAAAGTGGTCTACGCCTACGCGATGGGAGGCCAGAAAAGCGCGCTAGAAACGGTACTCGAACCCCGTGAACTCTCCCAAATCCTCCGGGAGGTCCGTCGGGAAATCGACGCGGAAGAGGACCGCGTACACCTGATAAAGGTGATGCCCAAAGCCATTCTTTTCGGCCGTGCCAAACAACTCGATTTCGAGGAGGGGGTCATTGTCATATGA
- the rmuC gene encoding DNA recombination protein RmuC encodes MSPEIIIAAALFSIVVMGAALWLKKSISSGTDASLMEELREKREKSAQVPLLQESVRKLDTEKNALLEKIEELSNSLAARDIVIARKSEEEKNRIAEIGKSREKIAVLRENVETLTKRTERQKEMLAELEGENKQCRDSLAHLEKAHAAEKGLIEERLAELRENLEDASRQIHALEASKEVVRQESQEKSEEIARYEADLSAMEKNLEELRAQVKKAEEKIGTLNASLDNLIEENTRLKEERSSMAAQLAAQRENNEKLQKEFQAQSEQLELKLGEIMQKHLEAKMKRFDEASLKSIDSVLKPFRENLETFRKRVEESQEESTKKFAALSHEIERLAQAGMNIGKEAENLTNALKGKKQTQGSWGEMILESVLEYSGLVKGEHYDTQHSYRDDEGELKRPDVIVRLPQNRAIVIDSKVSLNDYDRYIRAETDEERTVAAKNVVRSFRGHIDNLVSKDYAHYCSGTLQYVFMFIPIEGAFALAVREDPNLYEYALKKHIVMVNPSTLIVTLRTIYLYWQSEQSSGLAAKMFEEAGKLYDKMAGFVDTFNRVGKQIDSAAASFNKAKSQLTDGRGNVLGRIEHLKRLGAKTTKTIAATKTEFQSYNPDEPEVEVVEKEALCASASNIAESKRK; translated from the coding sequence GTGTCGCCTGAAATCATCATCGCTGCGGCGCTGTTTTCGATCGTCGTCATGGGTGCGGCGCTATGGCTGAAAAAGAGCATCTCATCCGGTACCGACGCCTCTTTGATGGAGGAGCTCAGAGAGAAACGGGAGAAATCCGCGCAGGTGCCTCTGCTGCAGGAGAGCGTACGAAAACTCGATACCGAAAAAAATGCCCTCTTGGAAAAAATAGAGGAATTGAGCAATTCACTTGCCGCGCGGGATATCGTGATTGCCAGAAAATCGGAGGAGGAGAAGAACCGTATCGCCGAAATCGGGAAGAGTCGAGAAAAGATCGCGGTACTTCGTGAAAATGTCGAGACGCTGACGAAGCGGACGGAACGCCAAAAAGAGATGCTGGCCGAACTCGAAGGTGAGAACAAACAGTGCCGGGATTCCTTGGCCCATCTGGAAAAAGCCCATGCTGCGGAAAAGGGGCTGATCGAAGAACGTCTCGCCGAATTGCGGGAAAATCTCGAGGATGCGAGTCGGCAGATACACGCGTTGGAAGCCTCGAAAGAGGTGGTTCGACAGGAGAGTCAGGAAAAATCGGAAGAGATCGCCAGGTACGAAGCCGATCTTTCGGCGATGGAAAAGAATCTCGAAGAGCTGCGCGCTCAGGTGAAAAAGGCGGAAGAAAAGATCGGCACACTGAACGCGTCGCTCGACAATCTCATCGAAGAGAACACCCGCCTCAAAGAGGAGCGCTCCTCCATGGCGGCACAGCTCGCCGCTCAGCGTGAGAACAACGAAAAACTGCAAAAAGAGTTCCAAGCCCAGAGCGAACAGCTCGAACTCAAACTCGGCGAAATCATGCAAAAACATCTCGAAGCGAAGATGAAAAGATTCGACGAAGCTTCCTTGAAATCTATCGATAGCGTTCTCAAGCCTTTCAGGGAAAACCTCGAAACATTCAGAAAACGGGTGGAGGAGTCCCAGGAGGAGAGCACGAAAAAATTTGCCGCCCTGTCACACGAAATCGAGCGTCTGGCGCAGGCGGGCATGAACATCGGCAAGGAGGCCGAAAACCTCACCAACGCGCTGAAGGGCAAAAAGCAGACCCAAGGCAGCTGGGGTGAGATGATCTTGGAGAGCGTGCTCGAATACTCCGGTCTCGTGAAAGGGGAGCATTACGATACCCAGCACAGTTACCGCGACGACGAGGGGGAACTCAAAAGGCCCGATGTCATCGTCCGACTTCCGCAAAACAGGGCGATCGTCATCGATTCGAAAGTCTCCCTCAACGACTACGATCGCTATATTCGAGCGGAGACCGACGAAGAGCGAACCGTCGCCGCCAAAAACGTCGTCAGATCCTTTCGCGGCCACATCGACAATCTCGTCTCCAAGGACTACGCGCATTATTGCAGCGGGACGCTTCAGTACGTCTTCATGTTCATCCCCATCGAAGGGGCTTTCGCTCTGGCTGTGCGGGAAGATCCGAATCTGTATGAATATGCGCTCAAAAAGCACATCGTCATGGTCAACCCCTCCACGCTCATCGTCACGCTGCGCACGATCTATCTCTACTGGCAGAGCGAGCAGTCGAGCGGACTAGCGGCGAAGATGTTCGAGGAGGCGGGAAAACTCTACGACAAAATGGCGGGATTCGTCGATACCTTCAACCGCGTCGGAAAACAGATCGACAGCGCCGCCGCCTCATTCAACAAGGCGAAATCCCAGCTGACGGACGGAAGGGGCAACGTCCTGGGGCGCATCGAACACCTGAAGCGTCTCGGGGCCAAAACCACTAAAACGATCGCAGCGACGAAAACGGAGTTTCAGTCCTACAATCCCGACGAACCAGAGGTCGAAGTCGTCGAAAAGGAAGCCCTCTGCGCATCGGCGTCGAACATCGCGGAGTCGAAACGAAAATGA
- a CDS encoding type II toxin-antitoxin system Phd/YefM family antitoxin, with protein MLISVDEYRSMKETLYLLSTPANRERLLQWIEEIETGRFDPKELIEE; from the coding sequence ATGCTGATATCGGTCGACGAATACCGATCGATGAAAGAGACGCTCTATCTGCTTTCCACACCCGCCAACCGGGAGAGACTGCTTCAATGGATCGAAGAGATCGAAACGGGACGATTCGACCCCAAAGAGCTGATAGAAGAATGA
- a CDS encoding Txe/YoeB family addiction module toxin — protein sequence MIVAFSSIGWEDYLYWQCTYKRVLKRINTLIKDIVRNPDDVNGLGKPLMLKGNLSGYFSRRITDEHRLVYKIDGDYLIVAQCRFHYM from the coding sequence ATGATCGTCGCCTTCTCCTCCATCGGATGGGAGGATTATCTCTACTGGCAGTGCACCTACAAACGCGTGCTCAAACGGATCAACACACTCATCAAAGATATCGTCCGCAATCCCGACGACGTGAACGGCCTCGGCAAGCCTTTAATGCTAAAAGGCAATCTGAGCGGTTACTTTTCCAGGCGCATCACCGACGAGCATCGGCTGGTTTATAAAATTGACGGAGATTATCTCATCGTCGCGCAGTGCCGGTTTCATTATATGTAA